One part of the Anaerolineae bacterium genome encodes these proteins:
- a CDS encoding ATP-binding cassette domain-containing protein, whose product MIKVEGLIKRYGNRIAVNGVSFCVQEGEIFGLLGPNGAGKTTTISILATLLPLDAGQVTIGGYDLGRKANQIKPLIGFVPQELALYPTLSAWDNLAFFGRIYGLRGAALKDRIAAVLDLVGLRDRAGEAVRTFSGGMKRRLNIAAGLIHQPRVLFLDEPTVGVDPQSRNFIFEHIERLKAGGMTIIYTTHYMEEAERLCDRVAIMDEGRILALDTPKALIGLLGGGVIRIGLTADAIEALSPSICALSHVQAISVQDGRLKIETSEARAALLELIELCNARDVPILSLEVLEPNLESVFLHLTGKRLRD is encoded by the coding sequence ATAATTAAGGTCGAGGGGCTGATCAAAAGATACGGTAATCGGATAGCAGTCAATGGGGTGAGCTTTTGCGTCCAAGAGGGAGAAATATTTGGCTTGCTCGGACCCAATGGAGCAGGGAAGACGACGACCATCTCCATCCTAGCCACGTTGCTCCCCCTGGATGCTGGACAAGTCACCATCGGCGGATATGACCTGGGGCGAAAGGCGAACCAGATCAAGCCGCTGATCGGCTTCGTCCCCCAGGAGCTGGCCCTCTATCCTACTCTTAGCGCTTGGGATAACTTGGCCTTCTTCGGTCGCATTTATGGCCTACGAGGGGCCGCTCTTAAGGACCGCATTGCCGCCGTGCTGGACCTGGTGGGGCTGCGCGATCGCGCTGGGGAGGCTGTTCGCACCTTCTCTGGCGGAATGAAACGTCGACTGAACATCGCCGCCGGTCTTATCCACCAGCCGCGCGTCCTCTTCTTGGATGAACCTACTGTGGGTGTGGATCCTCAATCGCGCAACTTCATCTTTGAGCACATCGAGCGGCTGAAGGCGGGAGGGATGACGATTATCTACACCACTCACTACATGGAAGAAGCTGAGCGCCTCTGCGATCGGGTAGCGATTATGGACGAGGGGCGTATTCTGGCCTTAGATACGCCGAAGGCGCTGATCGGCTTGCTAGGGGGCGGGGTTATCCGCATTGGATTGACAGCAGATGCTATCGAGGCATTGTCGCCTTCTATCTGTGCCCTATCCCACGTGCAGGCCATTTCTGTCCAAGATGGTCGGCTCAAGATCGAAACTAGCGAGGCCCGTGCTGCCTTGCTGGAATTGATTGAGCTGTGTAACGCCCGTGATGTGCCCATTCTCTCCCTAGAGGTGCTGGAACCGAACCTGGAGAGCGTTTTTCTGCACCTCACGGGTAAGCGTCTGCGTGACTGA
- a CDS encoding ABC transporter permease: protein MLNQILALAWKDLKIFFKDPGAVALIFLQPFMFIVVMSYALGGLFEPGKGQIQLLAVNQDQGTQAAAILKQLDEMDAFQVETTWEGRPLTREMAEHLIAQGERSLALVFPPEFSEVLEQSLITEERRTTRVLIIVDPTTSSQFVEPILGTLQGLIERSTYTAMIPKGLDLLFEWLAPQTPERLREAFKAQAQEAMSGGLLGGEPVVIVERTVPAGMQVEKYPNAFQQNVPGYTIYGIFWIVSLLAGSVLQEKREGTFRRLLVAPMNRAVMLAGKLLPYYIINLIQLTIMLGVSSLLFGMSLGYSPAGLVAVSLAAAATATGLGMMVSALARTEAQVGGLTVLLLLSMSALGGCFVPRFIMPNWLRAIGLITPHAWALDAYQDLLVRGYGLWEVLPKVGALGVFAVAFFGIGVWRFRFE from the coding sequence ATGCTGAACCAGATCCTGGCCTTGGCCTGGAAAGACCTTAAGATTTTCTTCAAAGACCCGGGAGCAGTAGCCCTGATCTTCCTGCAGCCCTTTATGTTCATCGTGGTGATGAGTTACGCCCTAGGTGGCCTGTTCGAGCCTGGCAAGGGCCAGATTCAACTTCTGGCCGTGAACCAGGACCAGGGAACACAGGCGGCGGCTATCCTGAAACAATTGGACGAAATGGACGCCTTTCAAGTGGAAACGACTTGGGAAGGCCGGCCCTTAACCCGCGAGATGGCTGAGCATCTGATCGCCCAGGGAGAACGCAGCCTGGCTCTAGTTTTCCCACCTGAGTTCTCTGAGGTCTTAGAACAAAGCTTGATCACCGAGGAGCGCCGCACAACTAGAGTGTTGATCATCGTGGACCCAACCACTTCTAGCCAGTTTGTTGAGCCAATCCTGGGAACTTTGCAGGGTTTGATTGAGCGAAGCACCTACACGGCAATGATCCCGAAAGGATTGGATCTGCTTTTCGAATGGCTAGCACCTCAGACACCCGAGAGACTGCGTGAGGCGTTCAAGGCCCAAGCCCAAGAGGCGATGTCCGGCGGCCTGTTGGGAGGAGAACCTGTAGTCATAGTGGAACGGACGGTTCCCGCCGGGATGCAGGTGGAAAAGTATCCGAACGCTTTTCAGCAAAATGTCCCCGGTTATACCATCTACGGCATCTTCTGGATTGTCAGCCTGCTAGCCGGCTCGGTCCTTCAGGAAAAACGGGAGGGGACCTTCCGTCGGCTGCTGGTGGCCCCTATGAATCGGGCAGTGATGCTGGCCGGGAAATTGCTGCCGTATTACATCATCAACTTGATCCAACTGACAATCATGCTGGGGGTGTCCAGCCTGTTGTTTGGGATGAGCCTGGGCTATTCACCCGCTGGCCTAGTGGCAGTGAGCCTGGCCGCCGCAGCGACAGCCACCGGGTTGGGGATGATGGTCTCCGCGTTAGCTCGCACCGAGGCCCAAGTAGGTGGTCTTACCGTGTTGTTGTTATTGAGCATGTCCGCCTTGGGCGGATGTTTCGTCCCACGCTTCATCATGCCGAATTGGCTAAGGGCGATCGGCCTTATCACTCCGCACGCTTGGGCGTTAGACGCCTATCAAGACTTGTTGGTGCGGGGATACGGACTGTGGGAGGTATTGCCCAAGGTTGGAGCTCTGGGCGTGTTTGCGGTGGCCTTCTTTGGGATCGGTGTATGGCGGTTCCGCTTTGAATGA
- a CDS encoding PspA/IM30 family protein, giving the protein MASLLEKVDTLIRANLHALVDRALNSNSLAVLDQYIRQIEDHLEDLEDAAATVGGQVKTLKRKVEEYDTKVAELDRNIDLFLQEGREELAVAAQSKFNATQRLLENYREQLQRQEAEYQKLLDAKLKLEARLTTVKQEREELRALLDLAKSKEVTVRTIKSLDDLVGVGDADIARVAESIRARLDKAQAQAEMYAQRLDVQMDEVLERHVLDAQLAERKKRLGIQ; this is encoded by the coding sequence ATGGCATCCCTGTTAGAGAAAGTGGACACCCTGATTCGGGCGAACTTACACGCGCTGGTGGATCGAGCTCTAAACAGCAATTCGCTGGCTGTCTTAGACCAGTATATCCGCCAGATCGAAGATCACCTGGAGGATTTAGAGGACGCAGCGGCCACGGTCGGCGGCCAGGTCAAGACGCTCAAACGGAAAGTCGAGGAGTACGACACCAAGGTCGCTGAGCTCGATCGCAATATTGACCTCTTCCTGCAGGAGGGGCGCGAGGAGCTAGCCGTGGCAGCGCAGAGCAAGTTCAACGCTACCCAGCGCCTGCTGGAGAACTACCGTGAGCAGTTGCAACGCCAGGAGGCCGAATACCAGAAGCTGCTGGACGCCAAACTGAAGCTGGAGGCTCGTCTGACGACGGTCAAGCAGGAACGAGAAGAGCTACGGGCGTTGCTCGACCTTGCCAAGTCCAAGGAAGTCACCGTTCGGACGATCAAGTCGCTAGATGATCTGGTGGGCGTCGGCGATGCAGACATCGCTCGGGTGGCCGAGAGCATTCGCGCCCGTCTGGATAAGGCGCAAGCGCAGGCTGAGATGTACGCGCAACGTCTGGATGTCCAAATGGACGAGGTGCTGGAACGCCATGTGCTGGATGCACAACTAGCGGAACGCAAAAAGAGGCTGGGCATTCAATAG
- a CDS encoding substrate-binding domain-containing protein, protein MNRTRIVFFSIVLLALVIVGVSLIWRSLNQPQALTVTSRGPIQVRVITALPVEPWVRAAAKQFNAERHTLEGEPIQVEVIAMDGLAALGKWDRDEFGILGERSLEELSEAEKERLARFPTVWIPDSRYLVELANATYKERLGRDVFLTDGEYRARPLAISLFAWGIYESRAQVLQSRFGEINWKTIHDAAIAKGGWPELGGRPEWGFFKLVVPNPRKNVGGLAAMIAAAGEYYDRPDISTADVTNPDFQRWLGELMGAVTDVSGGSAYTAEDFALFGYSVGDGGQLLESDLLTNMAGIQTRWADPLRIYYPKYVTWFDFPFTVWMGPETSALEKNAALEFEYYLLSPEVQRQAVEYGLRPANPEVPVTGENSLFVRYEAQGVRPVVPRAEAMRSPDREVLLALLRWFDLNVAQR, encoded by the coding sequence ATGAACCGCACGCGCATCGTCTTCTTTAGCATCGTATTGCTGGCGCTGGTCATCGTAGGCGTATCCCTGATTTGGCGGTCCCTTAACCAACCGCAGGCGTTGACAGTGACGTCGCGCGGCCCCATCCAGGTGCGGGTGATCACCGCGTTGCCGGTGGAACCATGGGTGCGGGCGGCCGCCAAGCAATTTAACGCCGAAAGGCACACGCTGGAAGGTGAGCCCATCCAGGTGGAGGTGATCGCCATGGATGGGCTTGCCGCGCTGGGAAAGTGGGATCGGGATGAGTTCGGCATCTTAGGCGAGCGCTCGCTCGAGGAGCTGAGCGAGGCTGAGAAAGAGCGGCTAGCTCGCTTCCCCACTGTATGGATCCCGGACTCACGCTATCTAGTCGAGCTCGCCAACGCCACGTACAAGGAACGGCTGGGGCGCGATGTCTTCCTGACCGATGGCGAGTATCGGGCTCGCCCCCTTGCGATCTCGCTATTCGCCTGGGGCATCTACGAAAGCCGCGCCCAGGTATTGCAATCCCGCTTCGGCGAGATCAACTGGAAGACTATCCATGACGCTGCAATCGCCAAAGGGGGATGGCCGGAGCTGGGTGGCAGACCTGAGTGGGGATTTTTCAAACTGGTCGTGCCGAACCCACGCAAAAACGTAGGAGGCCTGGCCGCCATGATCGCTGCCGCTGGCGAATACTACGACCGCCCAGACATCTCGACGGCGGACGTAACCAACCCGGACTTCCAACGTTGGCTAGGCGAGTTAATGGGCGCGGTGACTGATGTCAGCGGCGGCAGCGCTTACACTGCTGAGGACTTCGCCCTCTTCGGCTACTCCGTAGGCGATGGCGGACAGCTTCTGGAGAGCGATCTGCTCACCAACATGGCCGGCATCCAGACGCGCTGGGCTGACCCTCTGCGCATCTATTACCCCAAATACGTGACCTGGTTCGATTTTCCGTTTACCGTGTGGATGGGGCCGGAGACCAGCGCCCTGGAGAAGAATGCAGCGCTGGAGTTCGAATACTACCTCCTCTCGCCTGAAGTGCAGCGCCAGGCGGTAGAGTATGGGCTGCGTCCGGCCAATCCGGAGGTGCCTGTCACCGGCGAAAACAGCCTGTTCGTGAGATATGAAGCGCAGGGGGTGCGCCCCGTGGTTCCCCGTGCTGAAGCGATGCGCTCGCCTGATCGAGAGGTATTGCTGGCGCTCTTGCGCTGGTTCGACCTCAACGTAGCGCAGAGGTAG
- a CDS encoding VWA domain-containing protein produces MARRLRARPSRILSSRSRRILIAVLATATGLLLACSALTIGLFLISRRVSTELTTSTVRDPRSAVLTVAVSPEKQALIEALVRQFNEQRQRTPDDEVMAVRVQVMDPEAMVEAALKEPDFQALTPDSSLWLDQLDRAYASQVGEKGIIAPRLVAETVRYAVSPIVIAAWEPVARELGWPERPVGWRDIQRKAQADPDFKWNHASTSHASGLLATLAEFYAGAGKARDLTIEDVQAQATLDYVAAIERTVRYYGEGELAVLERARAEGRRYLDAFVIQEQLVVQFNLSQPPERLVAIYPAEGTLWADHPLALLERPEPTANQRRTFQAFREFLLSPEAQRQVLAAGYRPADLSIPLDGPDSPLTAANGVDPMQPHTTLQVPSPAVVDVVRNVWWYTKRHTNVFLVVDTSGSMRGEKLEAAREALRVFLDQMQGDLERVGLIEFSSQVNHIEPLAELRENRGRLQERIDALEARGNTALLDAVRTAYARLRRLNDAERINAIVVMTDGRENASNVRLDELTEEIRRGNQEGPPIVIFAIAYGEDADYEVLQALADASGGQVREGDLETIRQLYKILSSYF; encoded by the coding sequence ATGGCACGCCGCTTGCGCGCTCGCCCATCTCGCATCCTCTCTTCTCGATCCCGGCGTATCTTGATCGCAGTGTTAGCAACCGCAACAGGCCTTCTACTAGCGTGTAGCGCGCTGACCATCGGCCTGTTCCTTATCAGCCGACGAGTATCCACCGAACTCACTACATCCACAGTGCGCGATCCCCGCTCGGCCGTGTTGACGGTGGCGGTCTCGCCCGAGAAGCAGGCCCTTATAGAGGCGTTAGTCAGGCAATTCAACGAGCAGCGACAGCGCACTCCCGATGACGAGGTCATGGCAGTCCGGGTGCAAGTGATGGACCCGGAGGCGATGGTCGAGGCCGCATTGAAAGAGCCGGACTTCCAGGCGCTTACCCCGGATTCCTCGCTGTGGCTGGATCAGCTCGATCGGGCATATGCCAGTCAAGTCGGTGAAAAGGGGATAATCGCACCGCGCCTGGTAGCTGAAACGGTGCGCTATGCCGTCAGCCCGATCGTGATCGCCGCTTGGGAACCGGTGGCGCGCGAATTGGGCTGGCCCGAGCGGCCAGTAGGATGGCGCGACATCCAGCGCAAAGCCCAAGCTGATCCAGACTTCAAGTGGAACCATGCGTCCACTAGCCATGCCAGCGGCCTGCTGGCTACCCTGGCCGAGTTCTACGCCGGCGCTGGTAAGGCGCGCGACCTCACCATTGAGGATGTACAGGCGCAGGCGACACTGGACTATGTGGCCGCCATCGAGCGCACTGTGCGTTACTACGGCGAGGGGGAACTGGCCGTGTTGGAACGGGCTCGCGCCGAAGGACGTCGCTATCTCGACGCGTTCGTGATCCAGGAACAGCTCGTCGTCCAGTTCAACCTGAGTCAGCCTCCTGAGCGACTGGTGGCGATTTACCCCGCAGAGGGCACTCTGTGGGCCGATCATCCGCTAGCGTTGTTGGAGCGGCCGGAGCCCACGGCTAATCAGCGCCGGACGTTCCAGGCCTTCCGTGAGTTCCTGCTCTCCCCTGAAGCGCAGAGACAGGTCTTGGCTGCGGGATATCGGCCGGCCGATCTGAGCATCCCGCTGGATGGGCCGGATTCACCGTTGACTGCGGCCAATGGGGTGGATCCGATGCAGCCGCATACCACGCTACAGGTCCCCAGTCCGGCTGTGGTAGATGTGGTGCGCAACGTCTGGTGGTACACCAAGCGGCATACCAACGTCTTCCTGGTAGTGGACACCTCGGGCAGCATGCGGGGAGAGAAGCTAGAGGCAGCTCGTGAGGCGTTGCGGGTGTTTCTCGACCAAATGCAGGGCGACTTAGAGCGGGTAGGGCTAATCGAGTTCTCCAGTCAGGTCAATCACATTGAGCCATTGGCAGAGCTGCGCGAGAACCGTGGCCGATTGCAGGAGCGGATTGACGCGCTGGAGGCGCGAGGGAACACTGCGTTGCTGGACGCGGTGCGTACTGCCTACGCGCGCCTGCGCCGCCTGAACGATGCCGAGCGGATCAACGCCATCGTGGTAATGACCGATGGACGCGAGAACGCCTCCAACGTGAGGCTAGATGAGCTGACTGAGGAGATCCGGCGTGGCAACCAGGAAGGCCCGCCCATCGTGATCTTCGCGATCGCTTACGGCGAGGATGCCGATTACGAAGTCTTGCAGGCGTTGGCCGATGCCTCAGGCGGTCAAGTACGAGAGGGCGATCTGGAGACAATCCGGCAGCTCTACAAGATTCTATCCAGCTACTTCTGA
- a CDS encoding branched-chain amino acid ABC transporter substrate-binding protein translates to MRQVTAWLLALSLLLAGCASRPRGEVVVYVAAPLSGFQANGGQTVVGGVRLAAEEINRAGGLLGYRIKVVALDDESNSQVAVQVAEQIRQAVAGGERVLGVIGHYNSGQTLAAMEVYKNLPIVVVTPTASEVSLTQRGYRNFFRVNANDAVQARVDAAFLVQKLGARRVAVIHNDTEYGVGLGKLIAEEIARLGAQVAIILQVAEGQSQYASEVERIRAANPDAIFYAGYEIEAPYLRAALVRAGVTVPMLASDGAFLSATIDESEGTAEGMYVSSFAPSPAAAVDEKWIKAYQAVEYRNPDTYSINGYVALTVLAEAARSAKSVDGPRLADALRALRADTVIGPISYDENGDLRDPKVFIFQVQKGTFVQVQ, encoded by the coding sequence ATGCGTCAGGTCACGGCATGGCTATTGGCACTGAGCTTGCTGCTGGCGGGCTGCGCCAGCCGACCCAGAGGCGAGGTGGTCGTCTACGTAGCTGCGCCGTTATCTGGCTTCCAGGCCAACGGCGGCCAGACGGTGGTGGGCGGCGTACGCCTAGCCGCAGAGGAGATCAACCGCGCGGGTGGACTGCTAGGCTATCGGATCAAAGTCGTCGCCTTGGACGATGAATCCAATTCCCAAGTGGCGGTACAGGTGGCCGAACAGATTCGTCAAGCCGTGGCAGGAGGTGAGCGCGTTCTAGGCGTTATCGGCCATTACAACAGCGGGCAGACGTTGGCCGCAATGGAAGTGTACAAGAACCTGCCTATTGTCGTCGTCACCCCCACGGCCTCCGAAGTCTCGCTGACTCAGCGTGGCTATCGCAACTTCTTTCGGGTAAACGCCAACGATGCGGTGCAGGCGCGGGTGGACGCAGCGTTCCTGGTGCAGAAATTGGGTGCACGGCGGGTCGCCGTCATCCATAACGATACCGAGTATGGCGTGGGATTGGGGAAGCTAATCGCGGAGGAGATCGCCCGGCTGGGCGCGCAGGTGGCTATCATCCTCCAGGTCGCCGAAGGGCAATCCCAGTATGCCAGCGAGGTGGAGCGCATTCGGGCGGCCAACCCCGATGCCATCTTCTACGCTGGCTACGAGATCGAGGCCCCTTATCTGCGAGCGGCGTTGGTGCGAGCCGGTGTGACTGTGCCCATGCTAGCTAGCGATGGCGCGTTTCTCTCAGCTACTATTGATGAGTCGGAGGGTACCGCAGAGGGGATGTACGTCAGCTCGTTTGCCCCCAGCCCGGCCGCTGCGGTGGACGAAAAGTGGATAAAGGCATACCAAGCGGTCGAGTATCGCAATCCAGACACCTATTCGATCAACGGCTATGTGGCCCTCACCGTGTTGGCGGAAGCAGCTAGGAGCGCCAAAAGTGTGGATGGGCCGCGCCTCGCCGATGCGCTGCGTGCCCTGCGCGCCGATACCGTGATCGGCCCTATCAGTTACGACGAGAACGGCGACCTGCGCGATCCGAAAGTGTTCATCTTCCAAGTCCAAAAGGGCACATTCGTGCAGGTGCAGTGA